The genome window TTAATCAAATCAGACGAGCTACGGATGTTTACTCAGAAACTGCTCGTCTTATTTAAACACATTAAATCGAGGATAGTACCTATTTAAAGCATAATGGTCTCTATCAAGTGTGATACTAACGTGTTCGCAATAACTTTATCACGCCAAGACACATAATTTCAATACAGCTGAAACTCCAGCGAAGCAAGATGCTCCTCCTAGCGAGGACTTTCCGTATTGTAATCGAAGCTTCATTACATGTGTGATATGCGGAAGGGAAAATGTGTACTCAAGCTTGATATTGTGAGCTAGAGCGGGTCGGTCAGTCACACGTAGATACGGTCAATAAGGTCAAAGTTGAAGGTCATGAACAGATAAGTTGAAAAGTCTAAGTAGTTCTATGGAATCCGGGTCAGAATTTATATGTGAAATGCAGTCATTCACCCAGGTCGCTGCCTATCCTGCCTAACTGGCTTGTCTGCCCTCATCTTGGTGTTTGTCCTGATGATTGACAATCACGTGGCCTGTTTGAGGGGCCCAATCTCATAGATATACTGAGCTACCCTAGACCAATATATGCAGAATCCTCATCTATATGCAATACAGAGCTCGACACACTTGTACAGCGACAGTATATATAGAGCCGTCGCCATCAGCAAGGGGCGAGTTCTGCTTTTGCTCTTCATTGACAGTTGATTTAATGGCTGTCGACTCAGGTCCATACACCAAGTGCCTATGCAGCCTTATATTGTATTGATTCACTGTCTTCGAGTTTCCCGGGACAAACAAATGCCTGTAATAGCGAGCGGGAGTTTGGATCCGAATGCAAAAAGCTGCATATTGGAAATATCGGGGTGCTTAAGTGCAGTCGTCGGCTTGTTCCTCTGTTATCGGCAGTCGACCACtgaataatataaagacccATGTCCTTAAGAGGAGAACAGCCGGGGGCAAACACCCACCTGACAACCACGTCAAGTTGATCTATCCCCAATCAGATCCTCTACTAAACCACGGGTTTCTGATCGATAACACCAACCACCTTAGAGACATACGCCATATTAGTAACCTTCCGTGAACCTTCCGACTTCGCATGCTGCGTCAGGGCAATCGTTCCAACTTGCAGCAGAGGATAGTCAACTCACTTATCTTCTAAACGGTTCTTGAGTTACTCTAGTACCCAACTGGAACAACTCACAACTAACACCATAGCCCATTTGCCTCATGATCAGAGCAACCCCCCACATTGCTTCTCTCCAAGGCTATGCCTTCGGCCATGATTCCCGATAAGGCAGCCCAACGGACAACGTCCACGCTACGGCCGGGGATTTCTATATAACCCGCCAATTCCATGTTCTCATACAGCCTCGTGCTATTATAGACCCTGCAGTTCAACGTAGTATCTCAGGCGGAGGTCCAAGAACGGCCGACTTATAAGCTGGCAGTTCTCCAGCTGAAAGATTGACCTCTGAGTCTTGGATCAACAGGCCAGAGCTACCGCCACATACTTGATACATTGCCCACCTTCAGTAGGCCTACTCTCTTATGCCTGCCACTGAATACTGACTTCTGACAGCAGCCGGAAGCAAGATGGTGCTCGTTACTCAACTTCTGTCGGGCTTTGCCCTGGTTTCAGGCATCCTCGCATCACCCATCGAGCGCCGTTCTGTTATTAACCACGATGCTGTCGTTGGGTTTCCACAAACTGTTCCATCCAATACAGCTGGGTCACTCTATCTGAAGTACAAGCCTTacctcaaggtcttcaacGGATGCGTGCCCTTCCCTGCCGTTGATAGCAACGGAAACACTGGGTAtgttaagtttatatatccTCGAACTGGAGCTGACCTGGTTGTTAGAGGAGGCCTAGCCACAAGTGGCTCATCTAATGGAGGTTGCAGTAGCAGTACGGGCCAGGTCTACGTACGAGGCGGGACTTCCAATGGCCGCTACGGTATTATGTATTCTTGGTATATGCCAAAGGATTCACCCTCTCCCGGACTAGGGCATCGCCACGACTGGGAAAACGCCGTGATATGGTTGTCTGGTGAAAGCACAAGTGCTACAGTTGTTGGCATGGCAGTTTCTCAACACGGAGGATATGACAAGAGAACATCTGGTACGTTCTCCGGAAACAGTCCTTTAGTGGGATATACTGCCATCTGGCCTACCAATCACCAAATGATCTTTACCAACGAAAAAGGTGGCCAGCAGCCGCTGGTTGCCTGGGAGAGCTTGACCGCTGCGGCTCGTACAGCTTTGACAAACACTGACTTCGGCAGTGCCAATGTCCCATTCAAGGACGGAAGCTTCGAGTCAAATTTGGACAAGGCAGCCGTCTAAAAGCCCCCATAGATTCTCACGTGTGCAAGAGACGTCTGAAAGGGATTGACAACGGTTCAGTCCTCTAACCTGCAAGAGTCCTAGTATATATGTGTTAATTGACAGCCTAAGTCGGTCTTCGCATAACGGATATCCTCTCAAAGAAGTACATATTCCCAATAATCTCTGCACGCCTAGGTGATTCGGGTTTCCAGATATTGCATCATAGGTGATCCTGTTGTTGCCAAGTGATGGTTGTTTGCCACTTTCTACCCAGTTGGCATCCAATTACAATTATCGAAAAAGCTTCTTCACAGCCAACGACACTTCACGAAAGACAGTGGGCCGTTGACGGAACAAGCATGTGGGCCTTGTATCGTCACAATATGTATGTGTATCTTCTCTGTGATATTTAAGCTCAAGTAAGGGTCCACCCAAAAACGACAGAATGTGGTGATGACCTCTCTGGCTGCAAAACCTTCTCGCACAATTCAAGATATCCTGAAGTGGCGAGCAGATGCACGTTGCGTTTTTCATTTTCAACCAATCGAGAATCCACGTTTTATTTTGCAGCCACGGATGTTATCAGTGAAACTACTCAGGCAGGATTAAATCGCCGCACATAGGCATAGGTAGCTCGGTTTTGCTATGAGCCCCGCGCTGTGGATTGACATCATATTTGATGAGTGTATCTGAAATCACTAGCAACCGCGTCGCCGACTTTAAGATCGAGTTCTCGAttcctttttaaataattcttattattacttttggAAATTAGCCGAACCCAGCCACAGCAATTCATAGGTGCCTACATCACACACTcgtcttttttcttcttcttgcgcctGTACTCTTGTTGGCATTCTGCCATCTCGACGCATCCATATCATTCCTTTTCCACACGGCAGAGACATTTCCCATATTTCCCGCCTTCAACGATCTTATAATTTAGCCATACGTTGATCAAGTGTTGCCTTCAAACCATACCAAAGAATATACGGAGCTACAACATATAGACACTCGAAATGGGGACACCATTCATCAGTCTCCTTGAGCCTAGCAAGCTTGACGGATACAAACGCGGAACGCCTCTCGAAGAGCAGCCATCGTCGATCCCCCAGACTTTCCTAGATGCCCTGGAAGTTCGCGAGCAAGTCTTTGTCAAGGAACAAAATGTTCCGGCCGAGAACGaagttgatgacgatgatccTCGTTCGTGCCACTGGGTTGTCTACGCCAGCGTCAACAAGGTCGAGGAGCTGGAAGTTCGCGATGAAGAGGGAAATGTGATACAACCTCGGAAGAGCTCGACACGCTCAACACCGATCGGAACCATCAGACTGGTGCCGTTTCCGCACGACCCACACCCACAGAGAGGGGGCAAATACTGGAATGGGATCCTCCAAGACGATAATGGTAGCCAAATTGGAagcaagaagatgaaggaacCGTCGGGAATCAAGCCATATATCAAAGACCGAGAGACGATATTTCACAATGGCCAAGAGCCGTATGTAAAACTAGGACGACTGGCAGTGATCAAAGAGTTCCGAGGACATGGCATCTCTGGGCTGCTCGTCAATACAGTGCTCAGTTGGCTGAAAACTCACCCGTCATACTTTAATCCCAACATCAAAGTAGTCGGCCTCGAACATCTCAATCCAGTCGGAGATGTCATGGTGATTCCCCAGTGGTCAGGGCTCGTCTGCGTCCATGCGCAGAAGCAGGTGGTGCAGCTTTGGAAGAAATGGGGATTTGAAGtagatgaggagatgggcACCTGGTGGGAGGAGGGTATGCCTCATGTTGGTATGTTTCAGCGCTTGGAAATTTCAGAGAAGACATCCCGTTTAGATTAGTTGCCTTCTGCTTCTTAAAACAAGTGAACATACATAATACTACAACCAGTTGACAGGGAAAGACTCAATGTTGAGTTTCTCTTCAGAGGCGGGACAGTCAGTTGGGCCGGACATGGAAAACCATATAATTATAAACACAGACAGCTTTTGCTTATACATTGAATTTTAGTTCATTCACCTCTAAGGGAGCTCGACTTTTATTGAATCTAGAGCCACCTAAGAAAATCCCTAGCCGCGTTCCCAGACCCGATGAACGCAAAATGCAATTCTGGAAAGAAGCCGGAACGCGCCAAAGCCAACCCTTCCAATCATGATACCACCGTTGCACCTTTTATCGGTTGCTCTTGGCCACACGCTCCAactcgtccttcttcttgatagcgTAAGAGTTGCTGGAACCCTTGGCGGCGTTGATCAACTCCTCAGCAAGGCACTCAGCAATGGACTTGACGTTGCGGAAAGAGGCCTCGCGAGCACCAGTGGTGAGGAGAGAGATAGCCTGGTTAACTCGGCGGAGGGGAGAGACATCAACGGCTTGTCGTCGGACGGTACCGGCGGAACCAATTCGGGTAGAGTCTTCGCGAGGACCGCAGTTGACGATGGCGTCGACAGCGACCTGGATGGGGTTCTGATCGGTCATGAGGTGGATCTACCCCTGATGTTAGCACTCTGTAAAGGCCAAGAAAAAAATATTTCCCCCTTCATGGGCTTCTTAGGTTGGACGTACGATCTCGAAGGCGTGGGCGACAATTCGAACAGCCATGAGCTTCTTTCCGTTGTTACGGCCGTGGTGCATCAGAGAGTTGGTCAATCGCTCAATGATGGGGCAGTTGGCCTTGCGGAATCGCTTTGTAGCATAACGGCCAGCAGTGTGGGTGACGTAGACGGGGTTTCGGAGGGAAATGTAGTCACTATTCGTAGGCCATCCGTCAGCATCCCGTCGCGCACAAGTGAAGTTTTTCAAGATAACTTCTTCAGAGTCAAAACGTACGTCAGGGAGATGTCGCGGACCTCGACATCGTAGTCCcacttgttgaagagcttgacaTTGCCAACCTCCTTGACAACATCCTTGGGGAGCACCTCATAGAGGGCGGAGTTCTCGACCTCGATCTCGCCGGCGTCAGACATTTTGGCTGTTGCAGTGGTCTCGGGACTGACGGGCTGCGGTTAGTACAGTTGTGATCGAAGTGGGAGGGAGTTCGAAATCGAAGTTAACAATGTGGGCGCAACTGAGATTCGAGAGAGACGATGGGAGGGCAGAATGTGCTTGGGGTGGGGCGGGTGCAACCAATCAGGGCAACCACTCACCTCGGGTCAGGGTCGCACCTTCTTTTTTCTTAGGGCTCGGCTGCCCTGCAACATCTCGGGTGGCTCTTTCCACTTTCCAATCGTGCAGTGTCAATCGAGCGAGGTCTTCGGATTGAACACCACACTTTGTCTTGTCCAACCCAGACAACAGCACATCAGACAAAATGGTAAGTCCACGATAACGCCCTTCCTCAGCGCGGAGGCGGCGAATTTTGCAAACATGAAGTTTTGACTGACTTGGACATCAGGCCCCCGCCGCTGGagcaaagaagcaaaagaagaagtggtATGTATAAGGCGtgccatcatcgacgatTTCCAAAAACTTACGCATCATGAAAGGTCCAAGGGAAAGGTCAAGGATAAGGCCCAACACGCCGTCGTTCTCGACAAGACCACCTCTGAGAAGCTCTACAAGGATGTGCAATCTTACCGTCTCGTCACCATTGCCACCCTCGTCGACCGAATGAAGATCAACGGCTCTCTGGCACGACAGTGTCTTGCCGACCTCGAGGAGAAGGGCATCATCAAGCCTGTGGTCACTCAcagcaagatgaagatctACAGTATGGCTTCTTTCCCCCTTCTCGCGCAAACATTCTGGTCCGATGCGCTGTATCCGATGAACTGCTAACATGACCCCAGCCCGTGCCGTCGGTGGTTCTGACTAAATGCAATGAACGATAAACTTGAGTCTCACGATTGTGCGTCTGGGCGGCCTGGACGATAGACAGGCCGCATGGTCGGAGGGTGTTGCAAGGCGAAAAACAAAAGCCTGGTTTAGGACGCTATTCATGCTCGGTTAAGCATTGGGACGGGATCGCTTTAGCACACAAGCCACGGAATGAAAAATCTTCGAAACGACCAAACTATAGTTCCTTGTGATTTACAACCATGTGTCCCGATAGTATGGAAAGAGATACTACTGTCCTATTTCCCACAACCATTTTGcaattacttaacttttgACAGGCTATCAAACACTGTGAGTTATGAGCTTTTGATAAAGCAAAACTTGACTGAATGATTTATGATACTGTAAACCCAACATCTGCTGCCTACAATGTGTAGAGGGTTACTTGGGTCATCCGTACATGTGATAAGGTGGGTGATTCACTGGAGCAGGCGGCCGTTGCTCTGGCGTCCTcggctaccttacctttgtCAAAGGCTCATAAAATCCATTGTCAACGTATTCTACTTTTACTCAGAGATCCGAGTTTGGCCGAAAATTGCGATGCTGCTTGCAATCACTTGGGACTTTAGGACCTCCAACAAAACTGAATTAGACACTACGTAGTATGATCACTGCTGATCTGAGATGTTTGACTGAATCCAGAGCCTATCTCTTCCATGTGAGAGCGATTGGCGAGTTCGTATGCCAGCAACACAGGTTAGTGAGGCTCGCGAAGAATGATTGCTAGATCATGCGTGGTAGCTGCTAAAATAACGATTTCTCTGCTCCTTCGCACAAGGAGGAACTAGTATTCGATATGCGGTCTTCAGTACTCGCCTGGGACTTCATCGTCTGTTATCTCACTCCACAGTAGCTCGACAATGAGTTCCCATTTTGGGCTCAGACAAACGCTGCCTATGCTGAAGCCTGAggtataaagtaaaagtctCTGTCAGCACCCTGCCTTC of Fusarium musae strain F31 chromosome 5, whole genome shotgun sequence contains these proteins:
- a CDS encoding hypothetical protein (EggNog:ENOG41), encoding MVLVTQLLSGFALVSGILASPIERRSVINHDAVVGFPQTVPSNTAGSLYLKYKPYLKVFNGCVPFPAVDSNGNTGYVKFIYPRTGADLVVRGGLATSGSSNGGCSSSTGQVYVRGGTSNGRYGIMYSWYMPKDSPSPGLGHRHDWENAVIWLSGESTSATVVGMAVSQHGGYDKRTSGTFSGNSPLVGYTAIWPTNHQMIFTNEKGGQQPLVAWESLTAAARTALTNTDFGSANVPFKDGSFESNLDKAAV
- the RPS5 gene encoding ribosomal protein S5 (EggNog:ENOG41), with amino-acid sequence MSDAGEIEVENSALYEVLPKDVVKEVGNVKLFNKWDYDVEVRDISLTDYISLRNPVYVTHTAGRYATKRFRKANCPIIERLTNSLMHHGRNNGKKLMAVRIVAHAFEIIHLMTDQNPIQVAVDAIVNCGPREDSTRIGSAGTVRRQAVDVSPLRRVNQAISLLTTGAREASFRNVKSIAECLAEELINAAKGSSNSYAIKKKDELERVAKSNR
- the RPS25 gene encoding 40S ribosomal protein S25 (EggNog:ENOG41~BUSCO:EOG09265SHL); the encoded protein is MAPAAGAKKQKKKWSKGKVKDKAQHAVVLDKTTSEKLYKDVQSYRLVTIATLVDRMKINGSLARQCLADLEEKGIIKPVVTHSKMKIYTRAVGGSD